A window from Musa acuminata AAA Group cultivar baxijiao chromosome BXJ3-10, Cavendish_Baxijiao_AAA, whole genome shotgun sequence encodes these proteins:
- the LOC135651264 gene encoding signal peptide peptidase-like 5 isoform X2 yields the protein MDRSRALRALMLLWLIPGLTYAGDIVHEDDKAPKLPGCSNHFILVKVQTWINNEEDSEFVGVGARFGTTIQTKEKYASRTPLSLSDPSDCCTAPKEKIAGDILLVHRGRCKFTTKAKVAEAAGASALLIINNQLYKMVCERNETDLDINIPAVMLPHDAGVSLERSLKSGASLSVQLYSPDRPLVDTAEVFLWLMAVGTILCASYWSAWSAREASIEQEKLLKDAPDEFLKMETTGSGGVVDINTTSAILFVVIASCFLILLYKLMSFWFVELLVVLFAIGGVEGLQTCLVAMLSRWFKRAGETFIKVPFFGAVSYLTLAVSPFCVAFAVLWAVYRRVSFAWIGQDVLGIALIITVLQIVRVPNLKVGMVLLSCAFLYDIFWVFVSKRWFHESVMIVVARGDRTAEDGVPMLLKIPRMFDPWGGYSIIGFGDILLPGLLIAFSLRYDWAARKNLQAGYFLWSMVAYGSGLLITYVALNLMDGHGQPALLYIVPFTLGTLLTLGWKRGELTNLFTKGEPERVCPHIPPSAQ from the exons ATGGATCGGAGCAGGGCTCTGAGGGCTTTGATGCTGCTGTGGCTCATCCCCGGACTGACGTACGCCGGCGACATCGTGCACGAGGACGACAAGGCCCCGAAGCTGCCGGGATGCTCCAATCACTTCATTTTG GTAAAAGTGCAAACTTGGATTAACAATGAAGAAGATAGTGAGTTTGTTGGAGTTGGTGCTCGATTTGGCACAACTATACAGACTAAGGAGAAATACGCAAGCCGGACTCCCCTCTCTCTTTCGGATCCGTCTGATTGCTGCACTGCACCTAAGGAAAAG ATTGCTGGAGACATTCTTTTGGTGCATCGTGGAAGGTGCAAATTTACAACAAAGGCAAAGGTTGCTGAAGCTGCTGGTGCTTCTGCTTTGTTGATCATAAATAACC AACTATACAAGATGGTTTGTGAACGAAATGAGACGGATTTAGATATAAATATACCTGCAGTTATGCTACCACATGATGCAGGTGTAAGTCTGGAGAGAAGTCTTAAGAGTGGCGCTTCAC TTTCTGTGCAGTTGTACTCCCCAGATCGTCCTCTTGTAGACACAGCAGAGGTTTTTCTGTGGCTTATGGCAGTTGGAACCATCTTATGTGCTTCATATTGGTCAGCATGGAGTGCTAGAGAAGCATCTATTGAGCAAGAAAAGTTGTTAAAA GATGCACCAGATGAGTTTCTCAAGATGGAAACAACTGGTTCTGGCGGTGTGGTGGACATCAACACAACATCAGCAATTTTGTTCGTTGTGATTGCTTCTTGTTTCTTGATCTTACTATACAAACTCATGTCATTCTGGTTTGTGGAGCTTTTGGTGGTTCTATTTGCCATTGGTGGAGTGGAG GGCCTACAAACTTGCTTGGTGGCTATGTTATCACG TTGGTTCAAACGTGCTGGAGAAACTTTCATCAAAGTGCCCTTCTTTGGAGCTGTCTCGTATCTTACACTGGCCGTCTCTCCATTTTGTGTTGCTTTTGCCGTCCTTTGGGCTGTGTACCGACGCGTATCCTTTGCCTGGATTGGCCAAGATGTCCTG gGCATTGCGTTGATTATTACAGTTCTCCAAATTGTCCGAGTACCCAATCTTAAG GTGGGTATGGTTCTCCTTAGTTGCGCCTTCCTGTACGACATCTTTTGGGTTTTTGTATCAAAAAGGTGGTTTCATGAAAGCGTAATGATTGTG GTCGCTCGAGGGGATAGGACCGCAGAGGATGGTGTTCCTATGCTTCTTAAGATCCCACGCATGTTTGATCCCTGGGGTGGATACAGCATTATAGGTTTTGGCGATATCCTCCTTCCTGGGCTGTTAATTGCCTTTTCATTAAG GTACGATTGGGCTGCAAGAAAGAACCTTCAAGCCGGTTACTTTCTGTGGTCAATGGTGGCTTATGGTTCAG GTCTCCTGATTACATATGTTGCCTTGAATCTGATGGATGGGCATGGTCAACCAGCACTACTGTACATCGTGCCTTTCACATTGG GCACACTGTTGACTTTGGGGTGGAAAAGAGGCGAACTGACGAACTTGTTTACCAAAGGAGAGCCAGAGCGAGTTTGTCCCCACATCCCTCCATCTGCTCAGTAA
- the LOC135651265 gene encoding aquaporin PIP1-2 — MEGKEEDVRLGANKFTERQPIGTAAQSQDKDYKEPPPAPLFEPGELSSWSFYRAGIAEFVATFLFLYITILTVMGVVKSSTKCSTVGIQGIAWAFGGMIFALVYCTAGISGGHINPAVTFGLFLARKLSLTRALFYMVMQCLGAICGAGVVKGFQKGLYENNGGGANVVAPGYTKGDGLGAEIVGTFILVYTVFSATDAKRSARDSHVPILAPLPIGFAVFLVHLATIPITGTGINPARSLGAAIIYNKGHAWDDHWIFWVGPFIGAALAALYHQVVIRAIPFKSRS, encoded by the exons atggaggggAAAGAGGAGGATGTGAGGCTTGGAGCAAACAAGTTCACGGAGCGGCAGCCGATAGGGACAGCCGCGCAGAGCCAGGACAAGGACTACAAGGAGCCACCACCGGCGCCACTGTTTGAGCCAGGCGAGCTCAGCTCCTGGTCCTTCTACAGGGCTGGGATCGCGGAGTTCGTGgccaccttcctcttcctctacatCACCATCCTCACCGTCATGGGGGTGGTCAAGTCCAGCACCAAGTGCTCGACGGTGGGCATCCAGGGCATCGCCTGGGCCTTTGGCGGCATGATCTTTGCGCTGGTCTACTGCACCGCTGGGATCTCAG GTGGTCATATCAACCCGGCGGTGACCTTCGGGTTGTTCCTGGCGAGGAAGCTCTCCCTCACCAGGGCTCTGTTCTACATGGTGATGCAGTGCCTGGGTGCCATCTGCGGGGCTGGTGTGGTCAAGGGGTTCCAAAAGGGGCTCTATGAGAACAACGGTGGTGGGGCAAACGTGGTGGCTCCTGGCTACACCAAGGGCGATGGCTTGGGTGCTGAGATCGTGGGCACCTTCATCCTCGTCTACACTGTCTTCTCTGCCACTGATGCCAAGAGGAGTGCTCGGGACTCTCATGTGCCT ATCCTTGCTCCACTGCCTATTGGCTTTGCAGTGTTCCTGGTTCACCTGGCTACCATCCCCATCACTGGCACTGGTATCAATCCTGCCAGGAGTCTTGGAGCTGCAATCATCTACAACAAGGGCCATGCTTGGGATGACCAT TGGATATTCTGGGTTGGGCCATTCATTGGAGCTGCTCTTGCTGCCTTGTACCACCAGGTAGTCATCAGGGCAATCCCATTCAAGAGCAGGTCATGA
- the LOC135651264 gene encoding signal peptide peptidase-like 5 isoform X1 produces the protein MDRSRALRALMLLWLIPGLTYAGDIVHEDDKAPKLPGCSNHFILVKVQTWINNEEDSEFVGVGARFGTTIQTKEKYASRTPLSLSDPSDCCTAPKEKIAGDILLVHRGRCKFTTKAKVAEAAGASALLIINNRKELYKMVCERNETDLDINIPAVMLPHDAGVSLERSLKSGASLSVQLYSPDRPLVDTAEVFLWLMAVGTILCASYWSAWSAREASIEQEKLLKDAPDEFLKMETTGSGGVVDINTTSAILFVVIASCFLILLYKLMSFWFVELLVVLFAIGGVEGLQTCLVAMLSRWFKRAGETFIKVPFFGAVSYLTLAVSPFCVAFAVLWAVYRRVSFAWIGQDVLGIALIITVLQIVRVPNLKVGMVLLSCAFLYDIFWVFVSKRWFHESVMIVVARGDRTAEDGVPMLLKIPRMFDPWGGYSIIGFGDILLPGLLIAFSLRYDWAARKNLQAGYFLWSMVAYGSGLLITYVALNLMDGHGQPALLYIVPFTLGTLLTLGWKRGELTNLFTKGEPERVCPHIPPSAQ, from the exons ATGGATCGGAGCAGGGCTCTGAGGGCTTTGATGCTGCTGTGGCTCATCCCCGGACTGACGTACGCCGGCGACATCGTGCACGAGGACGACAAGGCCCCGAAGCTGCCGGGATGCTCCAATCACTTCATTTTG GTAAAAGTGCAAACTTGGATTAACAATGAAGAAGATAGTGAGTTTGTTGGAGTTGGTGCTCGATTTGGCACAACTATACAGACTAAGGAGAAATACGCAAGCCGGACTCCCCTCTCTCTTTCGGATCCGTCTGATTGCTGCACTGCACCTAAGGAAAAG ATTGCTGGAGACATTCTTTTGGTGCATCGTGGAAGGTGCAAATTTACAACAAAGGCAAAGGTTGCTGAAGCTGCTGGTGCTTCTGCTTTGTTGATCATAAATAACCGTAAAG AACTATACAAGATGGTTTGTGAACGAAATGAGACGGATTTAGATATAAATATACCTGCAGTTATGCTACCACATGATGCAGGTGTAAGTCTGGAGAGAAGTCTTAAGAGTGGCGCTTCAC TTTCTGTGCAGTTGTACTCCCCAGATCGTCCTCTTGTAGACACAGCAGAGGTTTTTCTGTGGCTTATGGCAGTTGGAACCATCTTATGTGCTTCATATTGGTCAGCATGGAGTGCTAGAGAAGCATCTATTGAGCAAGAAAAGTTGTTAAAA GATGCACCAGATGAGTTTCTCAAGATGGAAACAACTGGTTCTGGCGGTGTGGTGGACATCAACACAACATCAGCAATTTTGTTCGTTGTGATTGCTTCTTGTTTCTTGATCTTACTATACAAACTCATGTCATTCTGGTTTGTGGAGCTTTTGGTGGTTCTATTTGCCATTGGTGGAGTGGAG GGCCTACAAACTTGCTTGGTGGCTATGTTATCACG TTGGTTCAAACGTGCTGGAGAAACTTTCATCAAAGTGCCCTTCTTTGGAGCTGTCTCGTATCTTACACTGGCCGTCTCTCCATTTTGTGTTGCTTTTGCCGTCCTTTGGGCTGTGTACCGACGCGTATCCTTTGCCTGGATTGGCCAAGATGTCCTG gGCATTGCGTTGATTATTACAGTTCTCCAAATTGTCCGAGTACCCAATCTTAAG GTGGGTATGGTTCTCCTTAGTTGCGCCTTCCTGTACGACATCTTTTGGGTTTTTGTATCAAAAAGGTGGTTTCATGAAAGCGTAATGATTGTG GTCGCTCGAGGGGATAGGACCGCAGAGGATGGTGTTCCTATGCTTCTTAAGATCCCACGCATGTTTGATCCCTGGGGTGGATACAGCATTATAGGTTTTGGCGATATCCTCCTTCCTGGGCTGTTAATTGCCTTTTCATTAAG GTACGATTGGGCTGCAAGAAAGAACCTTCAAGCCGGTTACTTTCTGTGGTCAATGGTGGCTTATGGTTCAG GTCTCCTGATTACATATGTTGCCTTGAATCTGATGGATGGGCATGGTCAACCAGCACTACTGTACATCGTGCCTTTCACATTGG GCACACTGTTGACTTTGGGGTGGAAAAGAGGCGAACTGACGAACTTGTTTACCAAAGGAGAGCCAGAGCGAGTTTGTCCCCACATCCCTCCATCTGCTCAGTAA